The Triticum aestivum cultivar Chinese Spring chromosome 3A, IWGSC CS RefSeq v2.1, whole genome shotgun sequence genome includes a region encoding these proteins:
- the LOC123061401 gene encoding protein MLN51 homolog — MADPPPRDAHPEQSPATEKPPAAPLTPEPEDAAEQDVESEVDEEYVSDPDDALPEMRRREASDDEGSEEGRRPPRARIDPDHDDDVQGAPEDYEGEVEEDEDEEYYDDLLDEEEVGEGLEAEYDDHAVPPKEVTAGQGEEGEKPGEEGAEAEVEADGEEKKEQEPFAVPTSGAFYMHDDRFQEDGRGRRRRMLGGRKLWDAKDDQAWVHDRFEEMNVHEERYEDKRMSRGRFRGRGSGGRTRGTARGFSRGGRYHSYHEDSDNQNQSENQNRPQKIVRGRGPRRYDTIAKNNRDVVGFQRKQPTRSREPAAHSAAAREPGQISNAHSEAVPAKKNVVNSSLNSASPPFYPSGASNQVGAQRRDIQPGGSNKVHPSSMKMDDNMKLQSGPVVRGKGTTDYGGRDRFHAEGPVRPSPARSVGGSSYSSGFASSSINSGQSPNNRAQGGNASIGVPSHNRPTPSFQQTSRVSTQQQNHTSIMHQKSGQAPSQASMRIPTQQLSHRTGNASPSAQHLPARSTESDENGSYPSSNQSKTSEVEKTNKETGRGSFMYGGAQVIGAAGLAQGEQNFPGTPALLPVMQFGGQHPGGLGVPTVGMALPGYVAQQQLGIGNNEMAWLPLLAGAAGAFGGSYPPYITLDPSFYSRSSGQTSSSVPSREGNVNHGAKSPQNDIVTEELDQRQNKHRRYSEMNFSQ; from the exons CGAGGGGTCCGAGGAAGGTAGGCGGCCTCCCAGGGCGCGGATCGACCCCGACCACGACGACGACGTCCAAGGTGCCCCGGAGGATTACGAGGGCGaagtggaggaggacgaggacgaggaataCTACGATGATTTGTTGGATGAGGAGGAGGTGGGCGAGGGGCTCGAGGCGGAGTATGATGACCACGCGGTGCCGCCCAAGGAGGTCACCGCCGGCCAGGGGGAGGAGGGCGAGAAGCCTGGGGAGGAGGGAGCGGAGGCGGAGGTTGAGGCTGACGGGGAAGAGAAGAAGGAGCAGGAGCCGTTCGCGGTGCCCACCTCCGGCGCGTTTTACATGCATGATGACCGGTTTCAGGAGGACGGCCGGGGCCGACGCAG GCGAATGCTTGGTGGGAGGAAGTTATGGGATGCTAAAGACGATCAAGCATGGGTGCATGACAGATTTGAGGAGATGAACGTGCATGAGGAGCGCTATGAA GATAAGCGAATGTCAAGAGGCCGTTTTAGAGGTCGTGGTAGTGGAGGTAGGACTAGAGGCACTGCCCGTGGATTTTCAAGAGGAGGGAGGTACCACAGTTATCACGAAGATAGCGACAACCAAAATCAGAGTGAAAACCAGAACCGGCCCCAAAAGATTGTCCGCGGGAGAGGACCCAGACGTTATGACACAATTGCAAAGAACAACCGAGATGTTGTCGGGTTCCAACGTAAACA ACCAACAAGATCTCGCGAACCGGCTGCTCATTCTGCAGCGGCCAGAGAGCCTGGCCAAATTTCAAATGCACATTCGGAAGCAGTTCCTGCTAAGAAGAATGTTGTCAATTCAAGCTTAAATTCTGCGTCACCGCCATTTTATCCCTCTGGTGCCTCAAACCAAGTGGGAGCTCAAAGAAGGGACATACAACCAGGAGGTTCAAATAAGGTTCATCCATCTTCCATGAAGATGGATGACAACATGAAGCTACAATCTGGTCCAGTAGTTAGAGGGAAAGGAACCACGGACTATGGTGGACGAGATAGGTTTCATGCCGAGGGTCCTGTTAGACCATCTCCTGCAAGAAGTGTAGGAGGATCATCATACTCATCAGGGTTTGCATCATCATCAATCAATTCTGGTCAATCCCCTAATAACAGGGCTCAAGGGGGAAATGCAAGCATTGGTGTTCCTTCACATAATCGGCCCACACCATCATTTCAGCAAACTTCCAGGGTTTCTACGCAACAGCAAAATCATACCTCAATTATGCACCAGAAGTCAGGCCAAGCACCTAGTCAAGCTTCAATGAGAATCCCAACTCAGCAGTTGAGCCATCGGACAGGCAATGCTTCACCAAGTGCTCAGCACCTACCTGCTAGATCAACTGAAAGTGACGAGAATGGTTCATATCCTAGTTCAAATCAATCCAAGACATCTGAGGTGGAAAAAACCAACAAAGAAACTGGACGGGGCTCTTTCATGTATGGTGGAGCCCAGGTTATTGGGGCTGCTGGTCTTGCCCAGGGCGAGCAAAATTTTCCTGGCACTCCAGCTCTCCTGCCAG TGATGCAATTTGGCGGCCAGCATCCAGGTGGGCTTGGAGTTCCTACTGTTGGTATGGCCCTCCCTGGCTATGTGGCTCAGCAGCAGCTGGGAATTGGAAATAACGAAATGGCGTG GTTGCCACTATTGGCTGGTGCAGCTGGGGCTTTTGGAGGATCATATCCACCTTACATTACCCTTGATCCAAGCTTTTACTCTAGGTCTTCAGGACAGACGTCGTCGTCAGTTCCATCCAG GGAAGGTAATGTTAACCATGGGGCTAAATCTCCTCAAAACG ATATTGTGACTGAAGAGCTTGATCAGCGCCAGAACAAGCATAGGAG ATACTCAGAGATGAACTTCAGTCAGTGA
- the LOC100682466 gene encoding protein SODIUM POTASSIUM ROOT DEFECTIVE 3, which translates to MHVDSTSIYVSDIHIPVDMASKMGLKKALRWMPRSSASPRLEEDEDNNERNGLLRSHRDQNRVVPVTDLHVDEQPKAGAHVEPKTVALKVSMHCHGCARKVEKQISKFHGVVSIKIELGMKTVTVVGNVTPMQVLETVSKVIKYAHILPPP; encoded by the exons ATGCATGTAGATAGTACCTCTATATATGTGAGTGACATTCATATCCCAGTAGACATGGCTTCAAAGATGGGTTTGAAGAAAGCTCTGCGTTGGATGCCACGTTCCTCTGCCAGCCCCCGGCTGGAGGAAGACGAAGACAACAACGAGAGGAACGGGCTGCTGAGGAGCCACCGGGATCAGAACCGGGTCGTGCCCGTGACGGATCTCCATGTTGACGAGCAACCCAAGGCAGGTGCGCATGTGGAGCCCAAG ACCGTGGCTCTGAAGGTGTCGATGCACTGCCATGGCTGTGCGAGGAAGGTCGAGAAGCAGATCTCCAAGTTCCACG GAGTTGTGTCCATCAAAATAGAGCTGGGGATGAAGACGGTGACCGTGGTTGGCAACGTGACCCCCATGCAAGTCCTGGAGACCGTCTCCAAGGTGATCAAGTACGCGCACATTCTGCCGCCGCCCTAG